The sequence TAGTCTCTTAATTCCATCAATTGAAATAGGAGGTATAGGAGCAGCAATTATAGGGCTAGTAATCGGAGCATTTTTCTTAGATATGCTCGACTTATATGTTCCTCACATGCATTTCTTTTCAGGACCTGAAGGGCCTTCGATAAGACTAAGAAAAACATGGCTTTTCATATTAGCTATTACACTACATAATCTTCCAGAAGGATTAAGCGTCGGTGTAAGCTTTGGACTTGGAAACATAAGCGCTGGACTTGTCATAGCAATTGCTATCGCCTTGCAAAACATTCCAGAAGGAACAGGTGTAGCATTTCCATTAGTGAGAGAAGGCTATTCAAGAAAAAAGGCTATATTATACGCGACATTATCAGGACTTGTAGAGCCTATAGCTGGGACTATTGGAGCAGTAGCCGTGACGATATCCAATATTCTGCTGCCTTATGCGCTTGCTTTTGCCGCTGGAGCAATGATATATGTTATAAGTGACGAGGTAATACCGGAAAGTCATAGAAAGGGTTTTGAAAAAGAAGCAACTTATGGATTAATCCTAGGCTTTATATTGATGATGCTTCTTGACAATATCCTAAAACTCTAGCTTAACTGTATAACCGCTCCGCAGTATTCACATTTTATCGAAGTTAATCCTCTGACAATCTCTTTTTTAATTGGCGCGCCACAGTATGGACATTTAACCATTGCTGGCGCTTGTTTTTCTGCAGGGCGTTCCGTTACTTCTACTCTATCCCTATCAGCCATGCCGCTGAGAACGTAATTGATATCTCTAATCAAGTTATCTATAACTCTATCAGATAGATCGAAAACAAGCTGTTGAACCGGCGCAGAAGGTTTAAAATCGATATATACTCCTCCTCGCTCAAAAAATCCAACTTTTCCTTTAGAAACTTGAGCCACGTAGCCTATAGGAATATCATAGACAACTTCCCTAACTTTCTTCTTTTTAGTAGCGATAAAGAGAACTTTTTTAAGTACTATTTCCTTTTCAGCTTCAAAAATCAATCTTTTATCGGTAACAAAGAGATATCCTTTAATTTTATCCTCTCCCATAAGCTTCGCCGAATAGGCGCTCACTATGTGCTCATCATCAAGCAGTTTAAAAGAGGCATCCATCAAAAGCGAAGTACACCATAATGCCATGTTTATACGACTTTTTATACTAAAAAATCGGCTCTCGAGCTCTCTAGCTTGAGACCAAACTTTTTTGAGCATATCGTCAATAGAATGCTCCAAATTTCGAACTGAGTCCTCAATCCTACGCAGCTCCATCTCGTGCTGCATTGAAGGACTTAAATCTAACAAGCGTTCACATTTAATCCTCAAATTCTTCAATCGGGGAAGATAGTTAGTTTCAAGACTTTTAGCGAGAGAAACAAAGCTATGTCTAAGCTTCATCCACGAATCAATAAGCTCCCTTGCCCGATCTTCCAAACTTGCATGGAAGACGTAGCCTCTACTGCGTATCTCCTTTAAAGAACTAGGAATTTCGATAGAGTAGGAATCTAGCGTCGCGAGCAAAGAAAGAAACTTGTTAATCTCAGCTTCTACATCTGAAATTTTATCCAAAACAGAATCAACTTCACTTCGCCATCTCTCTCTTTCTTCCTCAATTTCAGACAATAA comes from Thermoproteales archaeon and encodes:
- a CDS encoding ZIP family metal transporter, translated to MLQDAIVLGFLASLGAGLATGIGALPVLFLEDISDKILDSMLGFAAGVMLAASVFSLLIPSIEIGGIGAAIIGLVIGAFFLDMLDLYVPHMHFFSGPEGPSIRLRKTWLFILAITLHNLPEGLSVGVSFGLGNISAGLVIAIAIALQNIPEGTGVAFPLVREGYSRKKAILYATLSGLVEPIAGTIGAVAVTISNILLPYALAFAAGAMIYVISDEVIPESHRKGFEKEATYGLILGFILMMLLDNILKL